Proteins found in one Myxococcaceae bacterium JPH2 genomic segment:
- a CDS encoding TIGR02269 family lipoprotein, which produces MRLPLLVLLAVSLWNCASGPELREGSPLAVWREAEEPDSEDDDGDEDRCLVPVCATSGHCGLFDCRDVAPGRVVRALDMGGGAVMVAPGSGPARTWGSAQGLPGDSLPVLVFRMHSAPEEVLPSVRAREQAWAEYKTKRKEKHHIFPRAFWEHFIGRGINPHQWVMPIPLDIHRYIHRDGRGGPWNSDWNAFISHTDSNTSNDDYFRFAGALMTKYGLVGPMGTYWQAWDLSPQAAREK; this is translated from the coding sequence ATGCGTTTGCCGTTGCTGGTGCTGCTGGCTGTGTCGCTGTGGAACTGCGCGTCGGGTCCGGAGCTGCGCGAGGGCTCGCCCCTCGCGGTGTGGCGAGAGGCGGAGGAGCCCGACAGCGAGGACGACGACGGCGACGAGGACAGGTGTCTCGTCCCGGTCTGCGCCACCTCGGGGCACTGCGGCCTCTTTGACTGTCGCGACGTCGCGCCCGGTCGCGTCGTGCGTGCGCTCGACATGGGCGGCGGCGCCGTCATGGTCGCGCCCGGCAGCGGCCCGGCGCGCACATGGGGCAGCGCGCAGGGCCTGCCCGGGGACTCGCTCCCCGTCTTGGTGTTCCGGATGCACTCAGCTCCCGAGGAGGTGCTGCCCAGCGTCAGGGCACGAGAGCAGGCATGGGCCGAGTACAAGACCAAGCGCAAAGAGAAGCACCACATCTTTCCGCGCGCGTTCTGGGAGCACTTCATCGGCCGCGGCATCAACCCCCATCAGTGGGTGATGCCCATTCCGCTGGACATCCACCGCTACATTCACAGGGATGGGCGTGGGGGGCCGTGGAACTCTGATTGGAACGCGTTCATCTCGCACACCGACAGCAATACGTCCAACGACGACTACTTCAGGTTCGCCGGGGCGCTCATGACCAAGTACGGCCTGGTTGGCCCCATGGGCACGTACTGGCAAGCTTGGGACCTGTCGCCCCAGGCGGCACGGGAGAAGTGA
- the grrM gene encoding GRRM system radical SAM/SPASM domain protein: MTLSYLVLQPTSLCNLNCTYCYVPGRRNTSPMSAETLTRVYECLQESTHIAKSLHLLWHAGEPLTVGLPYFRSAVAAQRSYSVLADATQSIQSNGTLITDDWCHFFQDNKIGVGVSLDGPEWIHDGSRRTWGNTGSHAKTMRGVRLLQKHGVDVHALAVITSESLDHAESFLQFFLDAGISQIAINIEEIENSHDQSSLARHPRRQQERYGRFIAELFELWWPHRERVGIREFEFIIDVAENLNRDPEFVPAPLVTKPGAMISVSSRGDIVPFSPELVGATSSRYHNFIVGNVHSLASFDDIRANSVYQQMARDVTAGVENCRRECGYYSLCGGGVPGNKYFENGSFDTTTTMFCQLQRKTLADVVVSALIEKSHAFRATKKLGRRGSP, from the coding sequence GTGACGCTATCCTACCTCGTCCTGCAGCCGACATCGCTGTGCAATCTCAACTGCACGTACTGCTATGTTCCGGGACGGCGCAACACTTCTCCGATGTCTGCCGAGACGCTCACGCGAGTCTACGAGTGTCTCCAAGAGTCGACTCATATTGCGAAGAGCCTGCACTTGCTCTGGCATGCGGGCGAGCCTCTGACAGTGGGGCTCCCGTACTTCCGCAGCGCCGTTGCTGCACAACGATCATACTCAGTACTCGCCGATGCGACGCAGTCGATTCAGTCAAATGGCACCCTGATCACTGATGACTGGTGCCATTTCTTCCAGGATAATAAGATCGGAGTTGGAGTTAGCCTCGACGGCCCAGAGTGGATACATGATGGTTCTCGACGAACATGGGGAAACACGGGCAGTCACGCCAAGACGATGCGCGGTGTCCGGCTTCTCCAGAAACATGGCGTTGACGTCCACGCGTTAGCTGTCATTACGTCGGAGTCGCTCGATCACGCCGAATCGTTCCTGCAATTCTTTCTCGACGCTGGCATCTCGCAGATCGCGATAAACATTGAGGAAATAGAGAATAGCCACGACCAATCGTCACTTGCTCGCCACCCCCGTCGGCAGCAAGAGCGGTATGGTCGCTTTATCGCAGAACTCTTCGAACTCTGGTGGCCACACCGAGAGCGCGTGGGAATTCGGGAGTTCGAGTTCATTATCGATGTGGCAGAGAATCTGAATCGTGACCCTGAGTTCGTCCCAGCACCTCTAGTGACGAAGCCTGGCGCGATGATCTCTGTATCGTCGCGCGGCGACATCGTTCCTTTCTCGCCGGAGCTAGTGGGGGCCACAAGCTCCCGTTACCACAATTTCATCGTTGGGAACGTACATTCGCTCGCATCGTTTGATGACATCCGAGCCAATTCCGTCTACCAGCAGATGGCTCGAGACGTCACGGCTGGAGTCGAGAACTGTCGCCGTGAGTGCGGCTACTACTCGCTGTGTGGAGGCGGCGTTCCAGGCAATAAGTACTTCGAGAATGGATCATTTGACACAACGACGACAATGTTCTGCCAGCTCCAACGGAAGACATTGGCCGACGTCGTCGTTAGCGCCCTCATCGAGAAGTCACACGCATTCCGCGCGACGAAAAAGCTTGGTCGTCGCGGTTCACCATAA
- a CDS encoding helix-turn-helix domain-containing protein, translated as METQSAQFEDGWEVERAAQFLGISPRTLYRLTNERKVPHYKVGGALRFEPSKLRAWRAAGGSDNAQR; from the coding sequence ATGGAGACTCAGAGCGCGCAGTTTGAGGATGGCTGGGAGGTCGAGCGTGCCGCCCAGTTCTTGGGGATCTCACCGAGAACGCTGTATCGGCTCACCAATGAGCGGAAGGTGCCCCACTACAAGGTTGGTGGAGCGCTCCGATTTGAGCCATCCAAGCTGCGTGCGTGGCGCGCAGCTGGCGGGAGCGACAATGCCCAGCGGTGA
- a CDS encoding phage portal protein has translation MPSLFRRALKALGFIGAGIKRLAYSLPLWSYGPRRGAREVLAAYREDDWLRTVVDTVADGVATPRWRVYKLRAGAEKHVDPRWKSLDRWERRKAIDGAVAQGELVELERHELLALMESPHPVYSGREYRKLAQIHVDLVGEAFMVLLRDEAGRIVGWELVPPHCVTMTPQRERRTFFVSYGRFFGFIPEGDVLWPKSLDPEDPDGRGAGRGMALGDKLDTIEAIDKATKATFERGGIPTAVIGLGTKNTDDGSTTSEAAADLEKRFAAEHQGPRNAGKVWVAPTGVSLAQVQVNYRELQTKEIAAALRAYVRQAFNVPPELVGDLSSSNRSTSEAAKYHLAEYAIAPRLEFWRAFLQHRLVPLVDRGVILDYDDPRPQEWDRTFRAMTTPAAEHVQFNEYRAFAGLPALPELEGKRPGAMPGAGPGGGNNVESAAANATPEPPRDRRGEEDRV, from the coding sequence ATGCCCTCTCTCTTTCGACGCGCATTGAAGGCGCTCGGCTTCATCGGCGCTGGCATCAAACGTCTCGCCTACTCGCTGCCCCTCTGGAGCTACGGCCCTCGGAGGGGCGCCCGCGAAGTCCTCGCCGCGTACCGCGAGGACGACTGGTTGCGCACCGTCGTGGACACCGTCGCCGATGGCGTCGCCACGCCCCGGTGGCGCGTTTATAAACTACGCGCCGGGGCCGAGAAGCATGTGGACCCGCGCTGGAAGTCCCTCGACCGATGGGAGAGGCGCAAGGCGATTGACGGTGCCGTGGCGCAGGGCGAACTGGTGGAGCTGGAGCGGCACGAACTGCTAGCGCTCATGGAGTCGCCGCACCCTGTGTACTCGGGCCGCGAGTACCGCAAGCTCGCCCAGATTCACGTGGACCTCGTAGGGGAAGCATTCATGGTGCTTCTCCGGGATGAAGCCGGCCGCATCGTCGGCTGGGAGCTGGTGCCCCCGCACTGCGTGACGATGACGCCGCAGCGCGAGCGACGAACGTTCTTTGTCTCCTATGGGCGGTTCTTCGGATTCATCCCCGAGGGCGATGTCCTCTGGCCGAAGTCGCTCGACCCCGAGGATCCGGACGGCCGCGGAGCCGGGCGCGGCATGGCGTTGGGTGACAAGCTCGACACGATCGAGGCCATCGACAAGGCGACGAAGGCGACCTTCGAGCGCGGCGGCATCCCGACTGCTGTCATCGGTCTTGGCACGAAGAATACAGACGACGGGAGCACGACGTCCGAGGCAGCGGCTGACCTGGAGAAGCGATTCGCCGCGGAGCACCAGGGACCTAGGAACGCCGGCAAGGTCTGGGTAGCGCCCACCGGAGTTTCGCTGGCGCAGGTGCAGGTGAACTACCGCGAGCTGCAAACGAAGGAGATTGCCGCCGCGCTGCGCGCCTACGTGCGCCAGGCGTTCAACGTGCCGCCGGAGTTGGTGGGCGATCTCTCCAGCAGTAACCGCAGCACCTCGGAGGCGGCCAAGTATCACCTTGCGGAGTATGCGATTGCACCGCGCCTGGAGTTCTGGCGGGCGTTTCTCCAACACCGCCTGGTGCCGCTCGTGGACCGCGGTGTCATCCTCGATTACGACGACCCGCGGCCCCAGGAGTGGGACCGGACGTTCCGCGCGATGACGACCCCGGCGGCCGAGCACGTCCAGTTTAACGAGTACCGCGCCTTCGCTGGGTTGCCTGCGCTCCCGGAGCTGGAGGGCAAGCGCCCCGGGGCGATGCCAGGGGCTGGACCTGGCGGCGGGAACAACGTCGAGAGCGCCGCGGCCAACGCGACGCCCGAGCCGCCGCGCGACCGGAGAGGCGAAGAGGACCGCGTCTAG
- a CDS encoding amidohydrolase family protein: MDCRPAVLSCLLLALALPPAACAGNPLPPSASATLYVNGRVWLGEGQPDGQAFMVSQGRIIAVGATHQLEARPHVAVVDLKGRRVIPALVDAHSHPESFANPDWIANDTKWVERGEYGPTAEEVRALVAAKAAERPAGTPVVVFVGINFYKTCPKDVRAFLDDVAPAHLVLAADWGGHGLAVNSRLLAAAGYADGAPDSETGRLSRDPSGRLTGFIQEMMELPVFQALTAYLPDSFLTDGLVQYGQAWAAFGGGVVYDINFAVSGARIEGIRAAVASRTRVPFIPVDIITASGPRPGPHNGRRVWKLFLDGAPGDCTAARLPQPPLAYSEPSTCPYTFNAPWYGSTDVSKAFAVSVLRDARAMGAHVLFHALGDGGVELLLQSLAEVGGGSWAGAITMEHGDLVTRSQLSRLAAYGVPVIQNATHLASVPGLTTARLQAPSVADTELLQSMRDAGVSLAFGTDAFGYPTSPWLEMQIATTHPFNQREAISREAFLAGYTTIASSARGQAPDSQGRIAVGQRASFAILDRDVINPRAVPPEDLPKTVSVLTVLDGEVAWSDGTLAPRSP, translated from the coding sequence ATGGACTGCCGTCCTGCTGTCTTGTCGTGTCTGCTGTTGGCGCTCGCGTTGCCACCTGCTGCCTGCGCGGGCAATCCCTTGCCGCCGTCGGCCTCTGCAACCCTGTATGTCAATGGGCGTGTCTGGCTGGGAGAGGGGCAACCGGATGGCCAGGCGTTCATGGTCTCCCAAGGACGCATCATCGCCGTGGGCGCCACGCACCAGCTTGAGGCCCGGCCCCATGTCGCCGTGGTGGACCTCAAGGGGCGCCGAGTCATCCCGGCGCTTGTGGATGCGCACTCGCATCCGGAGTCGTTCGCCAACCCCGATTGGATCGCGAATGACACCAAGTGGGTCGAGCGAGGCGAGTACGGTCCCACGGCCGAGGAGGTTCGGGCACTCGTGGCCGCGAAGGCCGCGGAGCGCCCGGCCGGCACACCGGTCGTGGTCTTCGTTGGCATCAATTTCTACAAGACGTGCCCGAAGGACGTGCGCGCCTTCCTTGACGACGTCGCGCCGGCTCACCTCGTGCTTGCCGCCGATTGGGGCGGCCACGGCCTGGCAGTCAATTCGCGGCTCCTTGCTGCGGCAGGGTACGCAGACGGCGCGCCAGACAGTGAGACCGGACGCCTGTCTCGCGACCCGAGCGGCAGGCTGACCGGTTTCATTCAAGAAATGATGGAACTGCCAGTTTTTCAGGCCCTTACGGCCTATCTTCCGGACTCATTCCTCACTGACGGGCTCGTGCAGTACGGCCAGGCATGGGCCGCCTTCGGGGGCGGTGTCGTCTACGACATCAACTTCGCGGTCTCTGGGGCGCGCATCGAGGGCATCCGCGCTGCGGTGGCGAGCCGGACGCGCGTCCCCTTCATTCCGGTTGATATCATCACTGCGAGCGGCCCGCGTCCCGGGCCGCACAACGGCCGGCGCGTCTGGAAACTGTTTCTGGACGGGGCTCCTGGAGACTGCACGGCGGCCCGGCTGCCCCAGCCTCCGCTGGCGTACTCTGAGCCCTCGACCTGCCCGTACACGTTTAATGCACCCTGGTATGGCTCAACCGACGTCAGCAAGGCTTTCGCTGTCTCGGTACTGCGCGACGCGCGAGCAATGGGGGCGCATGTTCTGTTTCATGCCCTCGGCGACGGCGGAGTCGAACTGCTCCTCCAGTCGCTGGCCGAGGTCGGTGGCGGGTCCTGGGCAGGCGCCATCACCATGGAGCATGGCGACCTCGTGACGCGCAGTCAGCTCTCGCGTCTCGCGGCCTATGGCGTGCCAGTCATCCAGAACGCCACGCACCTCGCGTCAGTTCCGGGCCTCACGACGGCCCGCCTCCAAGCGCCTTCGGTCGCAGATACCGAACTGCTCCAGTCAATGCGCGACGCCGGAGTGTCCCTTGCCTTTGGGACGGACGCGTTTGGATATCCGACGTCGCCCTGGCTCGAAATGCAGATTGCCACCACGCATCCATTCAACCAGAGGGAGGCGATCAGTCGGGAAGCGTTCTTGGCGGGTTACACCACCATCGCTTCGAGCGCTCGAGGTCAGGCGCCTGACTCTCAGGGGCGAATCGCTGTCGGACAGCGCGCAAGCTTCGCCATCCTCGACCGGGATGTCATCAATCCGAGGGCGGTCCCTCCGGAGGACCTGCCCAAGACGGTAAGCGTGTTGACCGTCTTGGACGGAGAGGTCGCGTGGAGCGACGGCACATTGGCTCCGCGCTCGCCGTAG
- a CDS encoding DUF305 domain-containing protein, with protein sequence MAKLRQKLLSASAPPAAGGVPVFRITSSNLDRHRDRVLGIKAEGAEVRVPLLWQHDRWSPAIGQARCYREGDVWVMEPIFDGLDETSKLVSAKVKAGTLGACSIGFVDVDGSAPVPNQEGGYDYPLVELVEVSIVNVPANADAVRLRALHERESPGRSLRQAMAKLLESHVAVLGVLAKADDEALEEPEEDAEPEDKEAPEGEESAPEDAESEPADGEEPPTPKSFAAAMLAHQEAAARMADAFLATGAEDDVLVPLAESIRDGQSIGVLKDWMAALEGSPEEESTETPEEEAEEQEEQEPEDEEDIPPEELKELRRRVAKGYGFSSLHVSTFSVRNLRSYDALL encoded by the coding sequence ATGGCCAAGCTCCGTCAGAAGCTGCTCTCCGCCAGTGCTCCGCCCGCCGCGGGCGGAGTGCCGGTGTTCCGCATCACCTCCTCCAACCTCGACCGCCACCGCGACCGCGTCCTGGGCATCAAGGCCGAGGGCGCCGAGGTGCGCGTCCCGCTGCTGTGGCAGCACGACCGGTGGAGCCCTGCCATTGGGCAGGCTCGCTGCTACCGCGAGGGCGACGTCTGGGTCATGGAGCCCATCTTCGATGGCCTCGACGAAACCTCGAAGCTGGTCTCCGCGAAGGTGAAGGCGGGCACGCTCGGCGCCTGCTCCATCGGGTTCGTGGACGTCGATGGTTCCGCGCCCGTGCCCAACCAGGAAGGCGGCTACGACTACCCGCTGGTCGAACTGGTGGAGGTCTCCATCGTCAACGTGCCGGCCAACGCGGACGCGGTGCGCCTGCGTGCACTGCACGAGCGCGAGTCACCGGGCCGGAGCTTGCGCCAGGCCATGGCGAAGCTGCTCGAAAGCCACGTCGCGGTGCTGGGTGTGCTCGCGAAGGCAGACGATGAAGCGCTCGAGGAGCCCGAGGAGGACGCGGAGCCGGAGGACAAGGAGGCGCCGGAGGGCGAGGAGTCCGCGCCCGAGGATGCCGAGTCCGAGCCGGCGGACGGAGAGGAGCCGCCCACGCCGAAGTCCTTCGCCGCCGCGATGCTCGCGCACCAGGAGGCCGCGGCGCGAATGGCTGACGCATTCCTCGCGACGGGCGCGGAGGATGACGTGCTCGTGCCGCTGGCCGAGTCCATCCGCGATGGCCAGTCCATCGGCGTCCTCAAGGACTGGATGGCCGCGCTCGAAGGCTCGCCCGAAGAGGAGTCCACGGAAACGCCGGAGGAAGAGGCCGAGGAGCAGGAGGAGCAGGAGCCGGAGGACGAGGAGGACATCCCGCCCGAGGAGTTGAAGGAACTGCGCCGCCGCGTCGCGAAGGGTTACGGCTTCTCCTCCCTGCACGTCAGCACGTTCAGCGTCCGCAACCTGCGCTCGTACGACGCGCTCCTCTGA
- a CDS encoding phage tail protein, with product MSNETIQHRKPVGTLRQFHKRIEIDKTEYDIRCPTSGEKIDVLVASQKAGDLDANNQPVDYAAGLRFLARTAIASLYYPSSSTHVFTQEDMPTVKNEPWLEQYGRDFAAAFAGQTVAEARGNSEATPS from the coding sequence ATGAGCAACGAGACCATCCAGCACCGCAAGCCGGTGGGCACCCTCCGGCAGTTCCACAAGCGCATCGAGATCGACAAGACCGAGTACGACATCCGCTGCCCCACGAGCGGAGAGAAGATCGATGTCCTCGTGGCGAGCCAGAAGGCTGGGGACCTCGACGCCAACAACCAGCCCGTGGACTACGCGGCTGGCTTGCGCTTCCTCGCACGCACCGCGATCGCGAGCCTGTACTACCCGAGCAGCTCGACCCACGTCTTCACGCAGGAGGACATGCCGACGGTCAAGAATGAGCCCTGGCTCGAGCAGTACGGCCGGGACTTCGCGGCAGCGTTCGCCGGCCAGACGGTTGCTGAAGCCCGGGGAAACTCCGAAGCCACCCCGAGCTAA
- a CDS encoding phage major capsid protein produces the protein MSTTTKPKAKSTTDTTPPLALPPQLQRAVEVSATKAVEAAIASRPSAPPNAGPYTSGAKDLQLDLSEPSRQAKLYAHTGLRMKAAYLARAKALGQAQGEHFDKLGKFIERTKALGQFASVFEQGGSFLRETVSTELVELIRPNSILFRAGVRTISNYGAKLTMGVVDEGVQVYWSAEGRPAALSTMKGGALVLNAHKLIARARVSNDLLRLGTIDSSALIGQDMSAAVAQEVDITGIKGTGPSKPNGVRSQMDSGNVVASSGTTAANKITDTDAAMKLVEKANIPGGLEANKAFYYCSTDTFYALRQTRDNAGWVFPELRDATAPKLNGFPVIRGELLAGDKTLGFGLAAQLIFGEAVPLEVATGEDADDFSSDLFTMRGVTQVDWLLRYRQAFGEVTGINY, from the coding sequence ATGTCCACGACGACGAAGCCCAAGGCGAAGTCCACCACCGACACCACCCCGCCTCTCGCCCTGCCGCCGCAGCTCCAGCGCGCGGTGGAGGTCTCCGCGACCAAGGCCGTGGAGGCCGCCATCGCCTCGCGCCCCAGCGCGCCACCCAACGCCGGGCCGTACACCTCCGGCGCGAAGGATCTCCAGCTCGACCTGAGCGAACCCAGCCGGCAGGCGAAGCTGTATGCGCACACGGGACTCCGGATGAAGGCTGCGTACCTCGCCCGCGCGAAGGCACTGGGCCAGGCGCAGGGCGAGCACTTCGACAAGCTCGGGAAGTTCATTGAGCGCACCAAGGCGCTCGGTCAGTTCGCCTCCGTCTTCGAGCAGGGAGGCTCCTTCCTGCGCGAGACGGTCTCCACGGAGTTGGTGGAGTTGATTCGCCCGAACAGCATCCTCTTCCGCGCCGGGGTCCGGACAATCTCCAACTACGGCGCCAAGCTCACCATGGGCGTGGTGGACGAGGGAGTCCAGGTCTACTGGTCGGCGGAGGGGCGGCCGGCCGCGCTCTCCACCATGAAGGGCGGAGCGTTGGTCCTCAACGCCCACAAGCTCATCGCGCGGGCTCGCGTTTCGAACGATCTTCTCCGGCTCGGCACCATCGACTCGTCGGCGCTCATCGGCCAGGACATGAGCGCCGCGGTGGCCCAGGAGGTGGACATCACGGGCATCAAGGGCACCGGCCCCTCGAAGCCCAACGGCGTCCGCTCCCAGATGGACTCGGGCAACGTGGTCGCCAGCTCCGGGACGACGGCGGCCAACAAGATCACCGACACCGACGCGGCGATGAAGTTGGTCGAGAAGGCGAACATCCCGGGCGGGCTGGAGGCGAACAAGGCGTTCTACTACTGCTCCACGGACACGTTCTACGCGCTCCGCCAGACGCGCGACAACGCGGGCTGGGTGTTCCCGGAGCTGCGCGACGCGACGGCGCCGAAGCTCAACGGCTTCCCGGTGATTCGCGGGGAGCTGCTCGCCGGGGACAAGACGCTCGGGTTCGGCCTGGCCGCGCAGCTCATTTTCGGAGAGGCCGTGCCGCTCGAGGTGGCGACGGGCGAGGACGCCGACGACTTCAGCTCGGACCTGTTCACGATGCGCGGTGTCACCCAGGTGGACTGGCTGCTCCGCTACCGCCAGGCGTTCGGCGAGGTGACCGGCATCAACTACTGA